The stretch of DNA GCGGTAGATCGCTTATCTCCGGCTGGACTATGTACACGTTTTCCCCTGCATCGTAGCTGACGGCGGTTGTCAGGTTCATGCAGAGGAGAGAGCCGGGAGCGACATTGGTTTTGTTTACATATTCAAGACGGTATTCGGCGGGATATTTCCAGTCGAAGATGACCTGCCCGTCGGAGTCCGAGTAATACTCGGAGGTGTAGTCGCGGATGTTGTCCGCTTTTTCCAGGAACCTTGATCCGAGTTCCGAGGCTGTGAGGTTCTCCGCGGGAGTGTCGGTGCAGCCCGAAACGGAAGAAAAGAAAACAAAAAGAACGGCAATGGTCAGGACAAACAGGATATTTTTCATTTCATCATCTTATCCATTATATTCTCAAACCGGCCATTGCTGATCGGGTGATGGCTGATGACTTTCCCGTCGTACATGATGCAGAATGTCCCGAATGGGCACGGGGAATCCTGTACCGATTCCGCGTCCTCCATCTCGATCAGGCGGGGGGTCAGGCCGTACTTTTTTTCGGCAGACTCCATGATGGCGGCGACGTTCTTCTCCGAATATGGGCACTGTGCCGAGCGGAATATCACGAGACCTTCGGGATATTTCTCACGGTTCTTCTCCATCTCCGGCCTGAAAGAGGGATCGGCGGCGTCCGGGTCGAATTTGAGTGCGAGCAGCTCGAAATCCGGCCCTGCCAGATCCACCGGGACAAAACCCTTTTTGACGAAGATATCCCTTTTGGCCATGAACGAACCTTTTCTCGTAACGACCGCCACACCTTTCATCCCGGCCGCTTTCGCGTCTTCGATGCAGGCATCGATCAGCATGGAGGCATATCCCTTTCCCTTGAACTCTTTTTTGAACCCGACGAAGATGCAGTGAATGAACATGTACCCGTCCGCATCGACGGGGCGGTGGGCATACCGGCCCGGAATGTATTCGAGCATCCCCTGGTATCCGCCGCTCTTCGAAACGAGCGCCTTTATCCTCAACCCCTTTGGGTAATATTTAGTGAACCACTCGATCTTTCTCCTCAGTTCGACGTGTTTTTTTATATCTTTGTAACCGCACACCCCGTATTCTGCGATATTTTCGGGAGTGAGATCGATGACGGAGATGTCGTTCATGTTTTTATTTTGAACTGCCATTTGATTAATACTCTGGTGGTGATTGCAGTCATTAGAGTTATTTCACTTAAATCCGTTTTCAACCATCACTGAAAGGCCGGTAAAAAATAACATTTGGACCCCGAACGGCAGACAATATTATTCTGGAGCCAGAAGACGATCTCATGTGCCGGTTAATGATTAACTTATCGGCACCGGAATTTATGTCAGGATATATTCCGGTTTTATTACACCTGGATCTTTGGAGTACAGCTCGCGGATCGGTCCTGCAATACGGAGTATATTATCCTCCGGCCAGATAAAAAAGGGCGGCATTCCAACAGGTGTAATTTCGTCCGGGTTCAGGAAACGGTAAATTTTCACAATGAGGCAGGGGATCAGTGCATGTGTGCCGGTCTACTGCATTCCTGCAACCAGTTACGGAGCCAGTTCAATAACGCTGATCTCTTCCATGATTTCTGATGGATGATTCCGGGCCCGTCAATAAAATCATGCATTTTTTGGCGATTATATTCCTTCCGGACAGATGATTTTCCCTCTTTTGACAATATGGGGAATAAATAACGACAACAAAACATTTCAACCGACTTTATGCCGGAAATAAAGATTAAAGAAGATTTTTCGCTCCGAAAAGTACCGGCCAAAATATATATACCAGAATAACCAATTAGCGAAATTAAAAAGGAGGGCACTATGGATCAGGAACCATTTAAGTATGTTGTAAGAGACAGTTTGAACTGGCTCGATAAAAACCCCGATTTTGTAAAGAAAAACATGGACAAGATCAAAGTCTACTCAGATCTTCTCGGAAAGGACAAGAAACTTACCGATGCAGTATTACAGTCACTTAAAGAGCACCCGGCACTTCTGCTGGTGCTGATCCAGTATATCGAACAGACGAGCAATCCCAGCAAAAAACTTCTTGCTAAAGGCTCCTCGTGTAAATAGGTGAACATACAGGTGTTTAAGGAGTTAAGAAGATGAAATTTGAAGTAATCGAAGCATCCAATGAGCTGACAAAGAAAGATCTCGGCAGGCTGAAAAGCTCGGGATCAGGACACTGTGACCACACCGACCCCGAGGGATGCAGTTCGTCCCTTCTCGGGTGCTGCATTATTCATTTCTGGTGCTGGGAATCGGGAAGCGGATGTTGTTAACATCCTCTCCCTCAAACCAACTTTCGCATATGATTAAGCCCTGACTTTGCCCGGGATTTCATGAAGGCATCATGCTACAACAACATCATTCCTGCCGGTCCCGGAAAATTCGTATTGTTCAATTCTTTTCGAAAGACCATCGGGATGATCGACGGGGAACTAAAAGAAGCTCTTGAAAATAATTCCCTGGATAAACTGCCTGACGACCAGGTCGAAGAACTGATCAGGCAGGGCGTTATCTGCGCAAACCCGGAGATCGAAAGGCTGAGCTGCCGCCATATGTACAACAGCCTGAAATACTCGAACACTTACTCTGCTTTCACCATATTTCCGACTTACAACTGCAACCTCTCCTGCCCCTACTGCTACCAGAAGGAATTGCGAACCGGAGATACATCGATGGACAGGACCTCGGTGGAGAAGACGATCAGGTTTATAAAAAACACCACTCTTGAAAATAAGAGCAGTTCTCTACTGGTCAAATTCTTTGGCGGGGAACCGTTAACAGAACCTGAAATCTGTATACAGATCTCAAAAGAACTCAGGGAATGGGCAAAAGCCCATAATATCAAATATATCGGTACACTGACGACAAACGGCACCCTGTTATCAGGTGAAAATTTTGACCGGCTTTCGCCATATATCTCGGCCTGCCATATAACTCTTGACGGACCGAGGGAAATACACGATAAAAAAAGGTTCTACAGGGGCGGCAAAGGAACATATGATGATATTATAAATGCAGCTTCAGCAATCGCCGGGGCAGGGAAAATACTGACGCTCAGGGTAAACTTCGAAGAAGAAAACCTGCCCAGGCTCCGGGACCTCATGACAGACCTCGCCTCGGCAGGAATGAAGGATTGCGAAAACCTGATCTTCGACTTCGGACTGGTCCATCCCCCTGAGATCCCCATGGATGATTACAATAATTACCTGGGAAACAAAAGAAGATTCCTGAGCCTGCTGCAGGATCTCCGGGCCGTCATCGCAGAAACCGGCTGGAGCGACAGGGCACGTTTTACACTCTACGACGACGTCAACGGTGATTTCCAGCCTTTCTGCGAATCACTAAAGATCTGCAACTATGTCATAGATCCTTTCTGTGATCTCTATCTCTGCCCGAGCACTTCACTGGATGAAAGGTACAGGACAGGCAGAATTAACGATA from Methanolacinia petrolearia DSM 11571 encodes:
- a CDS encoding N-acetyltransferase, whose product is MNDISVIDLTPENIAEYGVCGYKDIKKHVELRRKIEWFTKYYPKGLRIKALVSKSGGYQGMLEYIPGRYAHRPVDADGYMFIHCIFVGFKKEFKGKGYASMLIDACIEDAKAAGMKGVAVVTRKGSFMAKRDIFVKKGFVPVDLAGPDFELLALKFDPDAADPSFRPEMEKNREKYPEGLVIFRSAQCPYSEKNVAAIMESAEKKYGLTPRLIEMEDAESVQDSPCPFGTFCIMYDGKVISHHPISNGRFENIMDKMMK
- a CDS encoding radical SAM/SPASM domain-containing protein encodes the protein MKASCYNNIIPAGPGKFVLFNSFRKTIGMIDGELKEALENNSLDKLPDDQVEELIRQGVICANPEIERLSCRHMYNSLKYSNTYSAFTIFPTYNCNLSCPYCYQKELRTGDTSMDRTSVEKTIRFIKNTTLENKSSSLLVKFFGGEPLTEPEICIQISKELREWAKAHNIKYIGTLTTNGTLLSGENFDRLSPYISACHITLDGPREIHDKKRFYRGGKGTYDDIINAASAIAGAGKILTLRVNFEEENLPRLRDLMTDLASAGMKDCENLIFDFGLVHPPEIPMDDYNNYLGNKRRFLSLLQDLRAVIAETGWSDRARFTLYDDVNGDFQPFCESLKICNYVIDPFCDLYLCPSTSLDERYRTGRINDKGIAEWNNRYYELKLRDPLEYEECSECLHFPVCGGGCPVHAYNEKGLFNVPCCGSSEEFVPLRVLSYLKRNHPEKMRGSEI